Within Spinacia oleracea cultivar Varoflay chromosome 4, BTI_SOV_V1, whole genome shotgun sequence, the genomic segment taaagggaaagggaacaaagggaaagagatagtggttgggggaagtggaacaaaagcgtccaacactaaatcaaaaacctatttccttgaaaattataaagtgcaaaatttgagtggtaagtgcaatgtgatgaaaactatgatgttgggattaaaagaaggggagcacgttaaggtacattgcactaaaaggacattcaatatggaaaaggactttgaaattagtgtcaccgttgaagacaccgatcaacttctctcgggagcatggctcaatatatcaataatacaagtttttgttacgtgagttacctaaattcatattttgcccctaaatttgatttttatgattgtcttaacgttcttacactctatattatagggctttgagtgagttgtgtattcacgatgattgtcaccccaatagtattggattcatgtgcccggagatgatctcggccaccatgttaaagtccgatgcagatcgaattctattgtacatgacgaggtccatgagtgcacttagttctaagacattcatcttatgtccatactacgaaaagtatgaaaattactttgaacttcgtttttaattgattgttataaatttaacttttttttttctaactacatacgtttattgtttgtatgtaggagtcactggatgcttttagttctttgcttgtctaaacgtgaggtctacatatttgattctcaacagaagaagagaaatttgatgattaaggagccactaaacaagtaagtaaagtatgcatatgaaaatgccatttttgcctaaatttttgcctaaggttctttagttcaaagttgggttcgaaaacatcatttttgcctaaaaatgacctagaacgacccaattagccttaaatgtgaaataacaGATTTTAAagagacttagaaagttataactatgcatatgagacgtgtaataagtttgaaaacattccttaggttctttggttcaaagttgggttcgaaaacatcatttttgcctaaaaatgacctaggacgacccaaatagccttaaatgtgaaataatagattgtaaagggccttagaaagttataactatgcatatgagacgtgtaataagtttgaaaacattccttaggttctttggttcaaagttgggttcgaaaacatcatttttgcctaaaaatgacctaggacgacccaaatagccttaaatgtgaaataatagattgtaaagggccttagaaagttataactatgcatatgagacgtgtaataagtttgaaaacattccttaggttctttggttcaaagttgggttcgaaaacatcatttttgcctaaaaatgacctaggacgacccaattagccttaaatgtgaaacaatagattgtaaagggccttataaagttataactatgcatatgagatgtgtaataagtttgaaaacattccttaggttctttggttcaaagttgggttcgaaaacatcatttttgcctaaaaatgacctagaacgacccaattagccttaaatgtgaaataatagattgtaaagggccttagaaagttataactatgcatatgagacgtgtaataagtttgaaaacattccttaggttctttggttcaaagttgggttcgaaaacatcatttttgcctaaaaatgacctaggatgacccaaatagccttaaatgtgaaataatagattgtaaagggccttataaagttataactatgcatatgagacgtgtaataagtttgaaaacattccttaggttctttggttcaaagttgggttcgaaaacatcatttttgcctaaaaatgacctaggacgacccaaatagccttaaatgtgaaataatagattgtaaagggccttataaagttataactatgcatatgagacgtgtaataagtttgaaaacattccttaggttctttggttcaaagttgggttcgaaaacatcatttttgcctaaaaatgacctaggacgacccaaatagccttaaatgtgaaataatagattgtaaagggccttagaaagttataactatgcatatgagacgtgtaataagtttgaaaacattccttaggttatttggttcaaagttgggttcgaaaacatcatttttgcctaaaaatgacctaggacgacccaaatagccttaaatgtgaaataatagattgtaaagggccttagaaagttataactatgcatatgagacgtgtaataagtttgaaaaca encodes:
- the LOC130459581 gene encoding uncharacterized protein, with the protein product MEKDFEISVTVEDTDQLLSGAWLNISIIQVFVTALSELCIHDDCHPNSIGFMCPEMISATMLKSDADRILLYMTRSMSALSSKTFILCPYYEKSHWMLLVLCLSKREVYIFDSQQKKRNLMIKEPLNNVLNNRDH